The proteins below come from a single Cryptococcus gattii WM276 chromosome D, complete sequence genomic window:
- a CDS encoding uncharacterized protein (Similar to SGTC gene model, INSD accession EAL18332.1), which translates to MRAVCLIASFALLIPLSAAETSTPNTGDQIQAFQFAFSASSASSLVLPIVYTCPTPFTVTKVSSTNAQISDPSAPYTLVALVHEQLYDEAGIQYERLYSASLDMGDMSAEQTIFHPWGNGSQFIACMWAANGVSGGCQDLYTVVPSHFTAEAYEDKPSTCRTPDVLGSWVTPPSQMLDVTVEGASGEIATNAWPPACSDLQFTPNNGTAPYTLIIAPASHPPVNITSVDGASVNYTVRLTHGQAFMAAMFDSEGNSWVYGPMHSGESDDLSCLAVVTGQEESKAKRGYSVAILGGSIAGAFVVGAVGASLVMWCLSRKSGPMMSPSTEDLYANPRPAASYRTSSGSIFGKPLNASSTLDFDTPSTLYDPHLSGPYGSYPQPKASPNVNRECPNSASASSRDRAFPRSSVGQDDAGEYINSYDSPSGYRDSITLADFGSLGKQANENTSRSPTHMGRTGSGDISSHMQETSWNSRHSIPLPLTIQSPVSPSGTHRRYTSFSPRSDSYHSLHSPGAEDSGSPPVTGATTTPRMRNVYVVHSDAGDADVTIQLPEGRNHVVELPPTYRETSSPSSARDNYNNSDHSPTLSGRESMPSMLPLLQRRGSSWESDMAPRPPPLNALQLTRTRASELSTRSGMGEEELRARAEAAMKEKERLQS; encoded by the exons ATGCGTGCTGTCTGCCTCATCGCATCCTTCGCCCTCCTCATCCCGCTGAGCGCCGCAGAGACTTCGACTCCCAACACTGGCGATCAAATACAGGCTTTTCAGTTCGCCTTCAGCGCCTCCAGCGCCTCCAGTCTCGTCTTGCCTATTGTATACACCTGTCCCACGCCGTTCACTGTGACGAAAGTTAGCTCAACAAATGCTCAGATCTCTGATCCATCAGCGCCATACACTTTGGTTGCTCTCGTGCATGAACAGCTTTATGATGAAGCAGGAATACAATATGAGAGGTTGTACTCAGCTAGTCTGGATATGGGGGATATGAGCGCTGAACAGACCATCTTTCATCCATGGGGGAATGGCTCGCAGTTTATTGCATGTATGTGGGCGGCCAACGGGGTATCAGGTGGATGTCAG GACCTCTACACTGTTGTTCCGTCACATTTTACAGCTGAAGCGTACGAAGACAAACCTTCAACATGCAGAACACCAGATGTGCTTGGATCCTGGGTAACACCACCAAGCCAAATGTTGGATGTTACCGTCGAGGGCGCCTCCGGAGAAATCGCCACAAACGCCTGGCCGCCGGCAT GCTCGGATCTTCAATTTACCCCCAACAATGGGACTGCACCCTACACCCTCATCATCGCTCCAGCTTCCCACCCTCCAGTCAACATCACCTCTGTGGACGGCGCCTCCGTCAACTACACCGTCCGACTCACTCATGGTCAAGCATTTATGGCAGCCATGTTTGACAGCGAAGGAAATTCTTGGGTGTACGGGCCAATGCATTCGGGGGAAAGTGATGACCTGAGCTGTCTGGCGGTGGTTACTGGACAAGAAGAGAGCAAGGCAAAGAGGGGGTATAGCGTCGCAATCTTGGGGGGAAGTATAGCAGGCGCGTTTGTGGTGGGTGCTGTCGGTGCAAGTCTAGTCATGTGGTGTCTTAGTAGAAAATCGGGCCCTATGATG TCTCCTTCAACCGAAGATCTCTACGCAAACCCACGTCCTGCTGCATCATATCGTACCTCTTCCGGCTCCATCTTTGGTAAACCCCTCAACGCCAGCTCTACCTTGGACTTTGACACACCCTCGACTCTCTACGATCCTCATTTATCAGGCCCTTATGGCTCTTACCCCCAGCCCAAAGCAAGCCCAAACGTAAATCGAGAATGCCCCAACTCTGCCTCTGCATCTTCCCGCGATCGAGCCTTCCCCCGCTCTTCAGTCGGTCAAGATGATGCGGGTGAATACATCAATTCATACGATTCGCCTAGTGGATACCGCGACAGCATCACTCTGGCGGATTTCGGTTCTCTAGGCAAGCAAGCGAATGAAAACACATCTCGCTCTCCTACGCACATGGGTCGCACTGGTTCTGGAGACATATCCTCGCATATGCAGGAAACATCTTGGAATTCACGCCATTCCATACCTCTGCCTCTTACCATTCAAAGCCCAGTCTCCCCCAGTGGTACTCACAGGCGTTACACATCTTTTTCCCCCCGATCAGATTCATACCATTCTTTGCATAGCCCAGGTGCGGAAGACTCGGGTTCGCCGCCAGTAACTGGGGCAACAACCACCCCTCGTATGCGCAACGTCTATGTCGTTCATTCTGACGCTGGCGACGCCGACGTTACCATTCAACTCCCAGAAGGGCGCAATCATGTCGTCGAGCTTCCTCCTACGTACCGCGAAACATCCTCCCCCTCTTCTGCAAGAGACAATTATAATAACAGTGATCATAGCCCAACGCTTTCGGGACGGGAAAGTATGCCGAGTATGCTGCCGCTTTTGCAGAGACGCGGATCGAGCTGGGAATCGGATATGGCTCCACGACCCCCTCCGCTGAACGCGTTGCAGTTGACGAGAACTCGGGCGAGTGAACTTAGTACTAGGTCGGGGAtgggagaggaagagttgaGGGCTCGGGCGGAAGCGGCCATGAAGGAAAAAGAACGGCTGCAGTCCTAA
- a CDS encoding uncharacterized protein (Similar to TIGR gene model, INSD accession AAW45956.1): protein MSTPRKIAVILGAGPGLATSVASLLTPTHSLVLLSRSLPGSLSSLPLPKIDPSNILAISSDGSPGSLKTAFEEMDKKWPDAKVDVGIYNVNAKFDLREFLEKSEADLRTGLEAGVVTGWNFAQAIIPRFLANPAPSTLSSQDKASREARGTLLFTGATMSLKAGAQFSSLAPGMFARRALAQSLAREFGPQGVHVAHVIIDAVMDTPPVRQWMGEDKDGKRMKTNEAAQVYLDVINQKRSAWTHEIDLSRV, encoded by the exons ATGTCCACACCTCGTAAGATCGCAGTTATCCTTGGCGCAGGGCCTGGTCTGGCAACGTCTGTCGCATCCCTACTCACGCCCACGCACTCTCTTGTTCTCCTTTCTCGATCACTCCCTGgttctctttcttccctccctcttcccaaGATCGACCCTTCTAATATCCTTGCCATATCTTCCGACGGTTCTCCAGGCTCTCTGAAGACTGCTTTTGAGGAGATGGACAAGAAATGGCCCGATGCCAAGGTGGATGTCGGAATCTACAACGTAAATGCAAAATTCGACTTGAGGGAGTTCTTGGAAAAGTCGGAAGCGGATTTGAGAACTGGACTAGAAGCTGGTGTGGTGACCGGATGGAACTTTGCCCAAGCCATCATCCCTCGGTTCCTGGCCAATCCTGCCCCGTCAACCTTGTCATCTCAAGACAAGGCATCCCGAGAAGCACGCGGTACACTTCTCTTTACAGGAGCAACCATGTCACTCAAAGCAGGTGCCCAGTTTTCATCCCTTGCGCCTGGGATGTTTGCTCGTCGTGCGCTGGCTCAATCGCTCGCTCGTGAATTTGGTCCCCAGGGCGTACATGTAGCACATGTGATCATTGATGCGGTCATGGATACCCCTCCTGTGCGGCAATGGATGGGTGAAGATAAGGATGGCaagaggatgaagacgaaTGAAGCGGCACAAGTGTATTTGGATGTGATCAACCAGAAGAGGTCGGCTTGGACGCATGAgattgatttgag TAGAGTTTGA
- a CDS encoding uncharacterized protein (Similar to SGTC gene model, INSD accession EAL18334.1): protein MARTCCPQYTIRLDAFNFKSNKKQRQVVNRFNRYLEQGTKPGEQMVVEGQKESGKGGKGKAGKGKANGSIRDVVSEIHAFEIGYGREGDALHRFETQIVPAKATEEVFRMYKAYQISVHHDKPEDVTMRGFDRFLCSGPLIVTPIKYEDEETGKKGVQEGRLPGNYGPYHLLYKVDGELIAISVLDITPLGVSSVYCIWNPDWAWASLGKVTALYEVSLARWLGAAGAGKEFGGTGVKWVYMGYWVPDCQKMKYKSEYAPSYLLDPGTNVFHELTPDVETYLVNHPRGYFPFKNIEAEVKKSQAKKPDVPSVPKLPIIVDSDKVGPEGDEDSDEEGEPGHLPIPPPPGFANPAAISEKEVDEVLVLLSLRKSYFAEKQLFRISELEFIDRDYVRETIRQMLAAVGKEWIANEHDRVAGAAAEKGILFLG from the exons ATGGCCCGCACCTGTTGTCCACAATACACTATCCGCCTTGATGCTTTCAATTTCAAATCCAACAAGAAACAAAGACAGGTCGTGAACCGGTTCAACCGTTACCTCGAACAAGGCACAAAGCCGGGCGAGCAAATGGTCGTTGAAGGACAGAAAGAGAGTGGTAAGGGGGGAAAGGGGAAAGCggggaaaggaaaagcAAACGGAAGCATTAGAGACGTTGTCTCAGAGATCCACGCGTTTGAGATAGGGTACGGTAGAGAGGGCGATGCCCTCCATCGGTTCGAG ACTCAGATTGTACCTGCAAAAGCTACTGAGGAAGTTTTCAGGATGTACAAGGCTTATCAGATAAGCGTACATCATGACAAGCCTGAAGATGTCACCATGAGGGGATTCGACCGCTTCCTATGCTCTGGTCCGTTGATTGTAACACCTATCAAAtatgaggatgaagaaaCAGGAAAGAAAGGGGTGCAAGAAGGAAGGTTACCAGGGAATTATGGCCCTTACCATCTCT TGTACAAGGTTGATGGCGAGCTTATTGCCATATCTGTGCTTGACATTACACCCCTTGGGGTATCTTCAGTATATTGCATCTGGAATCCTGACTGGGCATGGGCAAGCCTCGGCAAAGTCACCGCTCTCTATGAAGTCAGCCTCGCAAGATGGCTCGGCGCTGCTGGGGCCGGCAAAGAGTTTGGCGGTACGGGTGTAAAGTGGGTGTATATGGGTTATTGGGTACCGGATTGCCAGAAGATGAAGTACAAGTCGGAGTACGCCCCAAGCTATTTGCTGGACCCA GGTACGAATGTGTTCCATGAGTTGACCCCCGATGTTGAAACGTACCTGGTCAATCACCCAAGAGGATACTTCCCTTTTAAAAATATCGAGGCTGAGGTGAAAAAGTCACAAGCGAAGAAGCCAGATGTACCGTCCGTTCCAAAATTGCCCATTATCGTCGATTCAGACAAGGTCGGCCCCGAAGGCGACGAAGATTCggatgaagaaggtgaaCCAGGTCATTTACCTATACCTCCACCTCCAGGATTCGCCAATCCTGCAGCCATTTCTGAGAAAGAGGTAGACGAGGTGCTGGTTTTGCTGAGTTTGCGGAAGAGCTATTTTGCCGAAAAACAGTTGTTCCGAATATCA GAACTGGAATTTATTGATCGCGATTATGTACGCGAGACTATCAGGCAGATGTTGGCCGCAGTGGGCAAAGAATGGATTGCGAATGAACATGATAGGGTCGCAGGAGCGGCGGCGGAGAAGGGGATCCTGTTTCTTGGGTAG
- a CDS encoding Rab family GTP-binding protein, putative (Similar to TIGR gene model, INSD accession AAW45955.1) — protein sequence MSVLATPLPHQPFSDTELFASSNGSVSAHTELLPVPPHIALPIPVPLQATPFPKFQQRHTSPYPMPHQQTFSALGPAQTDVVPTNDNMPHVKPPPPAPSESMTALPDLTLDIRPQTPLPPTPNPSPPRGKVLGPTMMIKLAPPADDHFYQQCDAPGIEAEPSNAHSRESSRSTTITPRRSPTLPVDKESFDPSPLHRTPSPELRTPSGTLSQDMVLSPSPPNPKPPRPKSMGPPPRSRRSQTANPHPHGPVSVRMVESRSADSRERKLRANNILRASSYSQVGTGSPGPSRALSDAGPGSVTPSAINASELSLPDLGGPDGLEAKVVLLGSQGVGKTSLILRYTTRTFSVTPPPATIGSSLHTRKLVHSGVRVKLQIWDTAGQERFRSMAPIYYRGAHVCVLVYDISDKQSFEDVRSWLEELGRSVPKETVIFVVGAKIDLDDRREVESWISPPPPTLPALTPMTSPPQRRLFRSLTSTSRVDSPSPTPTISGAPSSRMHSYSSHIAESALRSAPINSFSRHSADSPRPQGSSPFPSPTDIPVSPGKSKENAMIKGKRLRRHSSKPFPVKVAPPASTNVANSPSRLEFPTLQLPAGPTSATFTEPVSPLPATSAPPSGHRSSAGRFSISGISEVLGLNRTVSMSGAISSLHQLTEAPSSLSIQTSPPGSSSISSPQLPSPPRKRVDSNPLFPTYGSDRSARRKSDEWSRTGWKMGEGPGVAETLGEFGAGVKKRESEELLGGTNRSLPVFGNPAYKVNQVRSRAGSLGRDPKLVGELEEAEEWGVQVENVRLGECSALTGEGVEKLFKAISSILVEQKDKIERERMQRHKNSVILIDPSTNPKGLDKEKKSGCCV from the exons ATGAGCGTCCTTGCTACTCCGCTTCCACACCAGCCATTCTCAGATACAGAGCTCTTCGCATCCTCCAATGGCTCTGTCTCCGCCCACACTGAACTCCTTCCAGTTCCACCCCATATCGCTCTGCCTATTCCTGTGCCATTACAAGCAACACCATTTCCAAAATTTCAACAACGACATACATCTCCTTATCCTATGCCTCATCAACAGACATTCTCAGCTCTTGGCCCGGCTCAAACAGACGTGGTGCCTACAAATGATAATATGCCACATGTCAAGCCGCCGCCACCTGCCCCTAGCGAATCAATGACGGCCTTGCCAGATCTTACCCTGGATATACGCCCGCAGACTCCGTTACCGCCAACTCCAAATCCTTCGCCGCCTCGGGGAAAGGTTCTAGGTCCAACGATGATGATTAAACTCGCGCCACCGGCAGATGACCATTTTTACCAACAGTGTGATGCACCCGGGATCGAAGCTGAGCCTAGTAACGCTCACTCTCGCGAGTCGTCTAGAAGCACCACCATAACTCCTCGGCGATCGCCCACACTTCCTGTAGACAAGGAATCCTTCGATCCATCCCCTTTGCATCGCACTCCTTCTCCAGAACTTCGCACGCCAAGTGGAACGCTTTCACAGGACATGGTATTGTCACCTTCGCCTCCCAATCCCAAACCGCCCAGACCGAAATCGATGGGACCACCGCCACGTTCTAGGCGCAGTCAAACAGCTAATCCACATCCTCACGGTCCTGTATCCGTCCGTATGGTTGAAAGCCGGAGTGCTGATTCTCGGGAAAGAAAGCTCAGAGCGAACAATATCCTTAGAGCAAGCTCTTATAGCCAAGTAGGTACGGGGTCACCTGGTCCTTCCCGCGCACTTTCGGACGCCGGGCCTGGGTCTGTCACCCCAAGCGCAATTAATGCAAGCGAGTTGTCACTACCTGACCTTGGAGGGCCTGACGGTTTGGAGGCGAAAGTTGTACTACTTGGGTCTCAAGGTGTTGGCAAAACGTCATTGATTTTGAGATACACCACTCGCACATTCTCTGTTACTCCCCCGCCCGCTACGATCGGTTCATCTCTCCATACTCGCAAGCTTGTGCACTCTGGTGTAAGGGTCAAACTGCAAATTTGGGACACCGCTGGACAAGAACGCTTTCGTTCTATGGCCCCCATCTATTACAGAGGAGCACACGTGTGTGTGTTGGTGTATGATATTTCTGACAAGCAGAGTTTTGAAGATGTTCGAAGCTGGCTTGAAGAGTTGGGAAGAAGTGTACCAAAAGAGACCGTAATTTTTGTGGTTGGGGCAAAGATTGACTTGGACGATAGGAGGGAGGTGGA ATCGTGGATTAGTCCACCGCCTCCAACACTACCAGCCCTTACGCCGATGACTTCTCCCCCACAAAGACGCCTTTTCCGCTCTTTAACCTCTACTTCTCGCGTGGATTCCCCTTCACCAACTCCGACCATTTCCGGTGCGCCGTCCTCCCGAATGCATTCTTATAGCTCCCACATTGCCGAATCTGCTCTTCGCTCAGCGCCCATCAATTCTTTTTCTAGACATTCCGCCGATTCACCACGCCCACAGGGGTCTTCGCCCTTCCCAAGCCCGACAGACATCCCAGTTTCTCCAGGCAAAAGTAAAGAGAATGCAATGATAAAGGGAAAACGTTTAAGAAGGCACAGTTCAAAACCTTTTCCTGTCAAAGTCGCGCCCCCTGCATCTACCAACGTGGCTAACTCTCCTTCGCGGCTAGAGTTCCCAACATTGCAGTTACCAGCTGGTCCGACTTCGGCGACTTTTACTGAACCTGTCAGCCCTTTACCAGCTACTTCAGCCCCTCCATCTGGTCATCGCTCGTCCGCGGGTAGATTTTCGATCTCAGGCATATCTGAGGTATTGGGTCTGAACCGAACAGTCAGCATGAGTGGTGCTATATCTAGCTTACATCAGCTCACAGAAGCACCTTCATCTCTGTCAATTCAGACTTCGCCACCTGGATCGTCGTCTATCAGCTCCCCTCAGCTTCCTTCGCCACCGCGGAAAAGGGTTGATAGTAACCCCCTTTTTCCTACATATGGTTCTGATCGTAGTGCCCGTCGGAAATCTGACGAATGGTCCAGAACAGGGTGGAAAATGGGCGAAGGGCCTGGGGTAGCAGAGACCCTTGGTGAATTTGGAGCTGGAGTGAAAAAAAGAGAGTCCGAAGAACTTTTAGGCGGGACCAATAGGTCTTTACCGGTCTTTGGGAATCCAGCTTATAAGGTAAATCAGGTCAGAAGTAGAGCTGGAAGCCTGGGAAGGGATCCCAAATTGGTAGGGGAGTTGGAAGAAGCGGAGGAATGGGGTGTTCAAGTGGAGAATGTCAGATTGGGGGAATGCAGTGCTCTTACAGGGGAAG GCGTGGAAAAGCTGTTTAAAGCCATCTCATCAATCCTTGTCGAACAAAAAGACAAGATTGAGAGGGAAAGAATGCAGAGGCACAAGAACAGCGTTATCCTCATTGATCCTTCGACCAACCCTAAGGGATTagacaaggagaagaagtcCGGATGTTGCGTATAA
- a CDS encoding transport-related protein, putative (Similar to TIGR gene model, INSD accession AAW45954.1) encodes MASPILPLSGSSYPSSTSGGPRRWDASGGAGFGGSRNMDLGIEMETGLGTGRGGLSTQLKRLTKFRSMDFELAFWQLTYLVVAPRRVYKQTYHHKQTKNQWARDDPAMLILIAGCLGAAGVAWSLVYRLPVLNLITIPLLMIFRDFLLSSLVVATILYFLSNRLLLSPSVPYASTSDNRVEFAYAFDVAVNAFFPMFLTVYVGLLPLAVVVVRNNWVCLWVGNTLFLIAQVQYVYITYLGYAALPFVARSQILLSPLLPIFGGYLLSLLGFNTAKHALELYFRQSWK; translated from the exons ATGGCATCCCCGATTTTGCCTCTTTCGGGATCATCAtacccttcttcaaccaGTGGTGGTCCCCGACGATGGGATGCTTCGGGTGGAGCTGGGTTTGGGGGTTCACGAAATATGGATCTAGGCATAGAGATGGAAACTGGACTAGGAAcagggagaggaggattGTCTACGCAGTTGAAGAGGTTAACAAAATTCAGAAGCATG GATTTTGAGCTGGCTTTTTGGCAACTGACATATTTGGTCGTTGCCCCTAGAAGAGTGTACAAGCAAACATACCATCA CAAGCAAACAAAGAACCAGTGGGCGCGAGATGA TCCAGCAATGCTCATTTTGATAGCAGGATGCTTAGGAG CTGCCGGCGTCGCTTGGTCACTCGTTTACCGCCTCCCTGTCTTAAACCTCATAACGATCCCTCTTCTCATGATTTTCCGAgatttccttctttcttcgCTCGTCGTCGCGACCATCCTCTACTTCCTCTCCAAccgcctcctcctctcgCCCTCTGTTCCCTACGCTTCAACATCAGATAACAGGGTGGAATTTGCCTATGCTTTTGATGTCGCTGTGAACGCATTCTTCCCAATGTTCTTGACTGTCTATGTCGGATTGTTACCATTAGCCGTCGTGGTTGTCCGAAACAACTGGGTGTGTCTCTGGGTCGGAAA CACACTTTTCTTGATTGCTCAAGTTCAGTATGTTTATATAACATACTTGGGCTATGCCGCACTTCCATTCGTAGCTCGCTCGCAGATCTTACTCTCCCCCCTACTTCCCATCTTTGGCGG GTATCTTTTGAGCCTGTTGGGATTCAACACTGCCAAGCACGCGTTGGAGCTTTACTTCCGGCAAAGCTGGAAGTGA
- a CDS encoding uncharacterized protein (Similar to SGTC gene model, INSD accession EAL18337.1) has translation MWRERFTRRMEERERRRKARNENLNRRRGIDGLGLRGVSLDEDEAERKAQEDDEEIFRRIVILQRKKANHAALVSEEQETGGLDPNLPDFWEEELEAMKNEERELLRRLDQHVEDSPWIERGEIEEDIWAREAAEAEEVEREAEMARMMEEYERNALSGMRNQQRSQPSQKQQHHAAGDVDMDVDWKQFDCMDME, from the exons ATGTGGAGGGAAAGGTTCACCAGGCGAatggaggaaagagaaagaagaagaaaggcAAGAAACGAGAATTTGAATCGACGACGTGGAATCGATGGTCTTGGTCTGAGAGGCGTTTCGCtagatgaggatgaagcTGAACGGAAGGCTCAagaagatgacgaagag ATATTCAGACGCATAGTAATCTTACAAAGAAAAAAGGCAAACCACGCCGCTCTCGTCTCCGAAGAACAAGAGACAGGCGGATTAGATCCAAACCTCCCCGATTTctgggaagaagagttggaggcgatgaagaatgaagagagAGAGCTTTTGAGAAGACTGGATCAACATGTTGAAGATAGCCCATGGATTGAGCGAGGGGAGATAGAAGAAGACATATGGGCGAGGGAAGCTGCAGAGGCTGAAGAGGTTGAAAGAGAAGCTGAGATGGcgaggatgatggaggaATATGAGCGGAATGCCTTGTCCGGTATGCGAAATCAGCAACGTTCGCAACCATCGCAAAAGCAACAGCATCATGCAGCTGGAGATGTGGACATGGATGTTGACTGGAAGCAATTCGATTGTATGGACATGGAATAG
- a CDS encoding enoyl reductase, putative (Similar to TIGR gene model, INSD accession AAW45953.1), with the protein MSSPQIPQTMRAWVETEDYTLAIKEIPVPQPKANQVLVKVEYAAQNPTDWKHVDFLSLPGVINGCDYAGTVVKVGSDLKIPLKVGDKVAGTVHGGYFKDEGSYADYAAVDSNMCFVVPEGVKLEEAATFGVAWVTACQTIIQRQGKAFPPGDTKVSGNPWYIIYGASTSVGLFGIQVAKSLGYKVLGVCSPHSFDLAKSYGADATVSYHDQEKAVAEALKITDGGSEYALDTISEDDTFKMTIDMMGKKGKQLNCVLAVPDEVKQINPNLKVEWSAMYTLFGADFIFTPRIPNSEVWPANKEDRAFGEEIFAKTSELITKFGFKPNPVAVVGGFGDVVYALNALRNGEVSGMKQIIKISA; encoded by the exons ATGTCTTCCCCTCAGATCCCTCAAACTATGCGCGCCTGGGTCGAAACCGAG GACTACACACTCGCTATCAAAGAGATTCCCGTCCCTCAGCCCAAGGCCAACCAGGTCCTCGTCAAGGTCGAGTACGCTGCTCAA AACCCCACCGACTGGAAGCATGTAGATttcctctcccttcctGGCGTCATTAACGGCTGCGACTACGCTGGTACTGTTGTCAAGGTTGGCTCTGACCTCAAGATTCCTCTCAAGGTCGGTGACAAGGTGGCTGGTACCGTCCACGGCGGTTACTTCAAGGACGAAGGATCTTACGCCGATTATGCCGCTGTCGACAGCAACATGTGCTTCGTGGTTCCTGAAGGTGTGAAGTTGGAGGAGGCAGCCACTTTCGGTGTCGCTTGGGTCACTGCCTGTCAG ACTATTATTCAACGACAAGGAAAGGCTTTCCCTCCCGGTGACACCAAAGTTTCTGGTAACCCCTGG TACATCATCTACGGTGCCTCCACCTCTGTCGGCCTTTTCGGTATCCAGGTCGCCAAGTCCTTGGGCTACAAAGTCCTCGGCGTCTGTTCCCCTCATTCTTTCGACCTTGCCAAGTCTTACGGTGCCGACGCTACCGTTTCTTACCATGACCAGGAGAAAGCTGTTGCTGAGGCTTTGAAGATTACCGACGGTGGTTCTGAGTATGCCCTTGATACCATCTCTGAGGACGACACTTTCAAAATGACCATTGATATGATGGGCAAGAAGGGCAAACAGCTCAACTGTGTTCTTGCTGTTCCCGACGAGGTCAAGCAGATCAACCCTAATCTCAAGGTTGAATGGTCTGCCATGTACACTCTCTTCGGTGCC GACTTCATTTTCACTCCTCGTATCCCAAACTCTGAAGTTTGGCCCGCCAACAAGGAAGACCGAGCCTTTGGTGAAGAAATCTTCGCGAAGACTTCCGAGTTAATTACCAAATTTGGCTTTAAGCCCAACCCCGTCGCCGTTGTCGGTGGTTTTGGAGATGTTGTCTATGCCTTGAATGCTCTCAGG AATGGCGAGGTGTCTGGTATGAAGCAGATAATCAAGATTTCTGCGTAG
- a CDS encoding ER to Golgi transport-related protein, putative (Similar to TIGR gene model, INSD accession AAW45952.1), with translation MSQRIHLNPNVPRQSPMMGGIGGGYAPDPISRPAETQRFSDNEMLANIQKWSSKVEDAIETYTQPIRPYVPALARFLIVVTFLEDALRILTQWGDQLWYLQKHRHFPWGISHLFLLINVLAMLAGSFGVISKRYPEYSVFCLLGVVASQGLGYGLLFDLSFFLRNLSVVGGLLMVLSDSLQKNKKLFAGLPSLSETDRRKYFQLAGRILLVFLFIGFVFQGNWSLARVIVSIVGLGACVMVAVGFKAKWSASFLVALLSIFNVFINNWWSVHSAHPQRDFLKYDFFQTLSIVGGLLLLVNIGPGGFSMDEKKKVY, from the exons ATGTCCCAACGCATCCACCTCAACCCCAACGTCCCTCGTCAGTCCCCTATGATGGGCGGCATCGGCGGCGGGTACGCCCCGGACCCAATCTCCCGACCAGCCGAAACCCAGCGATTCAGCGACAATGAGATGCTTGCGAACATCCAGAAGTGGAGTAGCAAGGTGGAAGACGCGATTGAGACTTACACTCAG CCTATCCGACCGTATGTGCCTGCCTTGGCTAGGTTCCTCATCGTGGTTACTTTCCTTGAAG ACGCTTTGAGAATCCTTACTCAATGGGGTGACCAGTTGTGGTACCTTCAAAA GCATCGACACTTTCCCTGGGGCATTTCTCATTTGTTCCTGTTGATCAACGTCCTG GCCATGCTTGCTGGCTCCTTTGGTGTCATCTCCAAGAGGTACCCTGAATACTCTGTCTTTTGCCTTCTCGGTGTGGTCGCTTCCCAAG GCCTTGGTTACGGTCTCCTTTTCGatctttctttcttccttcgtAACCTCAGTGTCGTTGGAGGCCTTCTCATGGTCCTCTCCGACTCTTTGcagaagaacaagaagcTCTTCGCTGGCTTGCCCTCTCTTAGCGAGACTGATCGACGCAAGTA CTTTCAGCTTGCGGGCCGAATCctcctcgtcttcctcttcatcggTTTTGTTTTCCAAGGGAACTGGTCTCTCGCCCGTGTCATCGTATCCATTGTTGGTTTGGGCGCCTGTGTCATGGTCGCCGTCGGCTTCAAGGCCAAGTGGAGTGCCAGTTTCCTTGTCGCTCTTTTAAGCATCTTCAACGTCTTCATTAATAATTGGTGGAGCGTCCACTCTGCTCACCCTCAGAGGGATTTCCTCAAGTATGACTT CTTCCAGACGTTGT CCATTGTTGGTGGTCTCTTGTTACTTGTCAACATCGGTCCTGGAGGTTTCTCTATGGACGAGAAGAAAAAG GTCTATTAA